DNA sequence from the Tissierella sp. MB52-C2 genome:
AGTGGATAGCATACAAAATTGTGAATCTCCTGCATGCATCCCTTGGAAAGCTATTGGACCATCCTTAAAAACAACCCACTCAGTATCTAATCCTTCTTCCTTAAAGTAACCTAACATTTCAGCTGCATATACAGGAATCCAAGACTCTCCTCTCATTTCTGATATTACAATTTTTGTAAACTCTGAATCCTTAGAAACCTCCTTTGATGTACATCCGGTAAATATTCCGGCAATTAGACAGATCATAAGTACAATAATTATTGATTTTTTCATTTTTTCCTCCCCATTTTATTAGATTCTATATATTTTTTTCATGCTGTAGAGATAATCTTGTAGCTGCTCTCCAACGCAATAAATATGCCTCAATTTTATCGAGAATAAAATTAAGAATAATACCTACCATTAATAAAATAAAAATACAGGACATAACACGAGCTATCTTAAAATATGATGAGGCATAAGCAATCATCCATCCAAATCCAGCCGAAGCTCCCATAAACTCTCCTATAATTGCACCAATTAAAGAAGCCCCTACACCATTACGAATACCCGCTATTATCCAAGGCATACTAGATGGCAATACTACATGGTACAAGGTTTGTATTGTTCCCGCACCTAACAAATTTGCTGATTCAATGAGCTTAGGTTCTACATTTTGAATACCTGCATAGGTAGAGAAAAAAACATTGAAAAAGACCATTAATGCTGCA
Encoded proteins:
- a CDS encoding ABC transporter permease, translating into MDKRKNKFVFITRILIVVLFISFWEIAARFKLYNAFFTSYPSEIVLDLKQFFLSGDLVKHTSITLREALAGLFYGTIIGIFIGLLFGQVQSLGKIFLPIITAIHGVPQLTLAPVYILWFGLGLTSKIFLAALMVFFNVFFSTYAGIQNVEPKLIESANLLGAGTIQTLYHVVLPSSMPWIIAGIRNGVGASLIGAIIGEFMGASAGFGWMIAYASSYFKIARVMSCIFILLMVGIILNFILDKIEAYLLRWRAATRLSLQHEKNI